From Mya arenaria isolate MELC-2E11 chromosome 1, ASM2691426v1, a single genomic window includes:
- the LOC128230122 gene encoding uncharacterized protein LOC128230122 isoform X2 — MITSGPSSCTFLHNILTHAAIKRKASTRLKSPVKLTQTASRFSLRKLQPIPNSRPPRETDRDHLVVESAAPEVKAWSSPRKLNQQKPAMDENLTKEAFSPKLPKQSSQDVPGYLESVKSSVKSPVCVINSSKKQVTNLPKEKFISPVKLSEDTSFSRKNSTVSVNFCKPSNLFSVDGNISSNDCDKAHAEQCLQHIQGENNNATEIALEGKQTETLVVFDHETKKRTSVSPKSKKTSAQFLTLFEPVNEKSNINDSLSKDLIDIKTVPEWLTDISDSESSRSVTRKTEKGRAFANVANADEHDDEINHDQNEKHTECEKSYVPKVSNAKKSSMANWKSKVKSDNCDGDLVSKKESKQNEEGKCCRYIVEKGSDNSDNADMPKELKNLIHSTSQILTCNESPRKSKLEASKLIHYAFESCGSCIPRSGAGRQGSDYAGGNEKIKEFEIIQRCFSELLKHTRQLELSTNDFEDCFAKEWKDHELPDGENVGRMTQSVSNTSSEFELYKDNNPFYVNNISNKKNLVQTKDKLSSDISLDTDMPSDFQVLGGDGEVLHFTKTLAERIKERGRRSVSICNATCTRKSPTDSCSVKQNISQKNKLVPYKTVASLASAKVLNKYRLHRHTGITDNVVHQSGYQGDDEKETTPKVNTLRALREKISKKNKLSERARQSDRSVPYEPSCLKNNVLVTLETDLVKEAKGKNQSCKKTSAFRKCVAGKTRAKITLENDRKKITIEKNERRRGVKIKHIFWDYVAVDEGKNPDKNVTMKNNAKELRLLQDSSLLSSDFSEKECYTQKLKRKCNSQLNKGMNKPLGNVETAIDTITKLNQNEKKKVNVETANDIVNNEKNPRRGKFWTYEIITDDSDVEESVELIPRQLKNLKCLWNNFSNSESERRCRSRERSMRDGQVIRTVNNCEERTVSSLNSCSNLESENKKISGSRKRKVNGTSVVVQDEKLEDELDLSLPREVRKLKLDKTLIARKSRSLRSCGHSPEIHCNRFGSTSLHRDKGRDVVPKTNVQYKQRSNEHAIVDTKQSTSEPLRKYTVNSKTKTQGNDRSPSPVFKSSSQNFKPIRRKSPVFNHSLISGKTKQCKISRICSHRSAQEDDKITATISNGNSGRTTPNKSIVETPKSPPGGHSITLRAERIQWKRKRLESKPESAESQQKKMKLCSEETGHFPVKTSVVKSLNKENKKAFPVSKENSNECKPFALHWSSIKRKDNGTSELEVTERVKINKMWTVLSERSASLLLSSEDDRETFEGLGGMEESLQSGLPFQNWSKQQIPVSDTHQWEIEDEDQEHESVANLVKLVPLVVSSPWKHSNSSWDEACDSMIDKSLKHSPNSSLKCLNSSMNYNFSSPKKTFLSPAKKLNSPVSKRPNTPNKRNPVHSSCIRHIDGEIEFNFGSPHKNHVAFSPLKSVNGAVVDCSKRPVLAALDSTPTPVDRRTRHQKENT, encoded by the exons ATGATCACCTCTGGGCCATCCTCCTGCACCTTCCTTCACAACATCCTTACACATGCTGCCATCAAGAGGAAGGCTTCCACTAG ATTGAAGAGTCCAGTAAAGTTGACACAGACAGCTAGCAGATTTTCCCTTAGAAAGCTGCAACCCATACCAAACAGTAGACCCCCAAGAGAAACAGACAGAGACCATCTGGTGGTAGAGTCTGCAGCTCCAGAAGTGAAGGCTTGGAGCTCCCCAAGGAAACTGAATCAACAAAAACCTGCAATGGATGAAAATCTAACAAAGGAGGCCTTTTCACCAAAACTGCCTAAACAATCAAGTCAGGATGTACCAGGTTATCTAGAAAGTGTGAAGTCATCTGTTAAATCTCCAGTCTGTGTAATAAACAGTTCGAAAAAGCAAGTAACTAATTTACCAAAAGAAAAATTCATAAGTCCAGTCAAGTTGAGTGAAGACACATCATTTAGTAGAAAAAATTCAACTGTTAGCGTGAACTTTTGTAAACCTTCAAACCTCTTCTCTGTGGATGGAAACATATCAAGTAATGATTGTGATAAAGCCCACGCTGAACAATGTCTGCAACATATACAAGGTGAAAACAATAATGCGACAGAAATTGCTCTTGAGGGAAAACAGACTGAAACACTTGTAGTCTTTGATCATGAGACTAAGAAAAGGACTTCTGTGAGCCCTAagtcaaagaaaacaagtgcccagtttttgacactttttgaaccggtaaatgaaaaatcaaacattaatgaCTCTTTGTCGAAAGATCTGATAGATATAAAAACTGTTCCAGAGTGGCTTACGGATATATCAGACAGTGAGTCCAGCAGGAGTGTTACTAGAAAAACTGAGAAGGGTAGGGCTTTTGCTAATGTGGCAAATGCTGATGAACATGATGATGAAATTAATCATgaccaaaatgaaaaacatactgaATGTGAAAAAAGTTATGTACCCAAAGTGTCTAATGCAAAAAAAAGTTCTATGGCTAATTGGAAATCAAAGGTTAAAAGTGATAATTGTGATGGTGATTTAGTgtcaaaaaaagaaagtaaacaGAATGAAGAAGGCAAATGTTGTCGCTACATTGTAGAAAAAGGGAGTGACAATTCTGATAATGCTGATATGCCAAAAGAATTAAAAAACCTGATACATTCAACATCACAAATATTGACATGTAATGAAAGCCCAAGGAAATCAAAGTTGGAAGCAAGTAAATTGATTCATTATGCTTTTGAATCCTGTGGCAGTTGTATACCGAGGAGTGGTGCAGGCAGACAAGGGTCTGATTATGCTGGtggaaatgaaaaaataaaggaatttgaaataattcagAGGTGTTTCTCAGAGTTGCTGAAACATACCAGACAGTTGGAGCTGAGCACAAATGACTTCGAAGATTGCTTTGCCAAGGAATGGAAAGACCATGAACTGCCGGATGGAGAAAATGTTGGCAGAATGACGCAATCTGTATCAAACACTTCATCAGAGTTTGAATTATACAAAGATAACAATCCATTTTATGTTAACAACATTAGTAATAAAAAGAATCTTGTTCAAACGAAAGACAAGCTGTCATCAGACATAAGTCTTGATACAGATATGCCATCAGATTTTCAAGTGCTTGGTGGTGATGGAGAAGTGTTACATTTTACAAAGACATTGGCAGAGAGGATCAAGGAAAGAGGGAGAAGATCGGTTTCCATATGCAATGCCACTTGTACAAGGAAAAGTCCTACAGACAGCTGTTCAGTCAAACAGaacatttctcaaaaaaataagCTTGTACCATATAAAACTGTTGCCAGTTTAGCTAGTGCTAAGGTCTTGAATAAGTACCGATTGCATCGACATACAGGAATAACAGACAATGTTGTTCATCAGTCTGGGTATCAGGGTGATGATGAAAAGGAAACAACTCCAAAGGTGAACACCCTGAGGGCTCTGAGGGAGAAAATTAGTAAAAAGAACAAATTGAGTGAAAGGGCGAGGCAATCAGATAGAAGTGTGCCTTATGAACCATCCtgtttgaaaaacaatgttCTGGTAACTCTGGAAACAGATCTTGTGAAGGAAGCAAAAGGTAAAAATCAAAGTTGCAAAAAGACATCTGCCTTCAGGAAATGTGTTGCAGGCAAGACTAGGGCTAAAATAACATTAGAAAATGATAGGAAAAAAATAACCATAGAAAAGAACGAAAGAAGGAGGGGAgtaaagataaaacatatattctgGGACTATGTGGCAGTAGACGAGGGAAAAAATCCAGACAAAAATGtgacaatgaaaaataatgcaaaagAGTTAAGGCTATTGCAAGATAGTTCACTTCTCAGTAGTGACTTTTCAGAAAAAGAATGCTACACccaaaagttaaaaagaaaatgtaactCCCAGCTTAATAAAGGCATGAACAAACCACTTGGGAATGTAGAGACAGCTATTGACACAATCACCAAGCTTAatcaaaatgagaaaaaaaaagttaatgtaGAAACAGCTAATGACATAgtcaataatgaaaaaaatcctAGAAGAGGCAAGTTTTGGACTTATGAAATAATTACCGATGACTCAGATGTGGAGGAGTCAGTTGAACTCATACCAAGGCAACTTAAGAATTTAAAATGCCTGTGGAATAATTTCAGTAATTCAGAGTCAGAGCGAAGGTGTAGAAGCAGAGAGAGAAGTATGAGAGATGGCCAGGTTATTAGAACAGTAAATAATTGTGAAGAAAGGACGGTTAGTAGTTTGAATAGTTGTTCAAATTTAGAGtcagaaaataagaaaatatctGGTTCAAGAAAGAGGAAGGTAAATGGGACTAGTGTGGTTGTACAGGATGAAAAGTTGGAAGATGAATTGGATCTGTCATTGCCAAGGGAGGTGAGAAAACTGAAACTGGATAAAACTTTAATTGCAAGGAAGAGCAGGAGCTTGAGATCTTGTGGTCACTCACCTGAAATCCATTGTAACAGATTTGGGTCTACTTCACTACACAGAGATAAAGGCAGGGATGTGGTGCcaaaaacaaatgtacaatataaacaaagatCAAATGAACATGCTATTGTAGATACCAAGCAAAGTACTTCAGAGCCTTTAAGaaaatatacagtaaattccaaaacaaaaacacaaggtaATGATAGGAGCCCTTCCCCAGTTTTCAAATCCAGTTCACAGAACTTTAAACCCATTAGAAGGAAGTCTCCAGTGTTTAACCACTCACTAATATCAGGGAAGACTAAGCAATGTAAAATCAGTAGAATTTGCTCACATAGATCTGCACAGGAAGACGATAAGATTACAGCAACTATTTCTAATGGAAATTCAGGAAGAACAACTCCAAATAAGAGCATTGTTGAAACACCTAAATCCCCACCTGGTGGTCATAGCATAACACTGAGAGCAGAGAGGATACAGTGGAAGAGAAAACGACTGGAATCGAAGCCAGAATCTGCAGAGAGTCAGCAGAAAAAGATGAAACTGTGTAGCGAAGAAACTGGTCACTTCCCTGTAAAAACAAGTGTGGTAAAAAGTTTGAATAAGGAGAATAAGAAAGCATTTCCTGTGTCTAAAGAAAATTCAAATGAATGTAAACCATTTGCATTACACTGGAGCTCTATTAAAAGGAAAGATAATGGAACCAGTGAATTAGAAGTAACAGAGAGagtgaaaattaataaaatgtggACTGTGTTGAGTGAGAGAAGTGCATCATTGTTGCTGTCCAGTGAGGATGACCGAGAGACATTCGAGGGGTTAGGTGGCATGGAGGAGAGTCTGCAGTCTGGCCTGCCCTTCCAGAACTGGTCCAAGCAGCAAATCCCTGTAAGTGATACACACCAGTGGGAAATAGAGGATGAAGACCAGGAACATGAGTCTGTGGCAAACCTGGTAAAGCTTGTACCACTTGTTGTATCTTCTCCTTGGAAACACTCAAATTCTTCATGGGATGAGGCATGTGACTCAATGATTGATAAATCTCTGAAACACAGTCCAAACTCTTCGTTGAAGTGTTTGAATTCTTCAATGAACTATAATTTTAGCAGCCCAAAAAAGACCTTTTTAAGTCCTGCTAAGAAATTGAACTCTCCTGTTAGTAAAAGACCGAATACTCCCAATAAGAGAAATCCTGTTCATTCCAGTTGTATAAGACACATCGATGGGGAAATTGAGTTCAACTTTGGAAGTCCACACAAGAACCATGTTGCGTTTAGCCCTTTAAAGAGTGTGAATGGTGCTGTGGTGGACTGCTCCAAACGCCCAGTGCTGGCAGCGCTCGACTCCACACCCACACCTGTAGACAGGAGGACTAGGCACCAAAAGGAGAACACATGA